The Pyxidicoccus trucidator genome includes a window with the following:
- a CDS encoding TolB family protein, with protein MALSTFELVRSWLTSLRLPRVLAMLPMAFLLAACGDEPEPVRTVLAATAGESWSSPRFSPDGSRILFSSFAPIGDTGVNNVQRVNVDGTDLQEAHVPHAAIWSADGTRFIYPRWGSLHSRPVDGLPEVLEAEDIGFPSDGRMDVSPDNQWIVFGMAGTSSSGERRGLNLFDWTTREVRTLREDGFSPVLSPDGQRVAYLVRVAPGPFEVRVLTISTGEDLPVMRAIHNHQPMAWMPDGRLVVVTKDGFTFVDPSGVTPQRNLVLEGGAPRELDVSQDGKKLVYGLTGQDDFYLLTGF; from the coding sequence ATGGCCCTCTCCACTTTCGAGCTCGTGAGGTCCTGGTTGACGTCGCTGCGCCTTCCCCGAGTCCTCGCCATGCTTCCCATGGCCTTCCTGCTCGCGGCTTGTGGTGATGAGCCCGAGCCCGTGCGTACCGTCCTCGCGGCCACGGCAGGTGAGTCCTGGAGCTCGCCCCGGTTCTCTCCAGATGGCTCCCGCATCCTCTTCTCGAGCTTTGCCCCGATCGGCGATACCGGCGTGAACAACGTTCAGCGTGTGAACGTGGACGGCACGGACCTCCAGGAAGCGCACGTTCCCCATGCCGCCATCTGGAGCGCGGACGGAACCCGCTTCATCTATCCCCGGTGGGGCAGTCTTCACAGCCGCCCGGTGGATGGACTCCCAGAGGTGCTCGAGGCCGAGGACATCGGCTTCCCTTCCGACGGCCGCATGGACGTGTCGCCCGACAATCAGTGGATTGTCTTTGGCATGGCGGGCACGTCCTCCAGCGGCGAGCGCCGCGGGCTGAACCTCTTCGACTGGACGACCCGGGAAGTGCGGACGCTCAGGGAGGACGGCTTCTCGCCGGTCCTCTCGCCGGACGGCCAGCGTGTGGCGTATCTGGTCCGCGTGGCGCCAGGCCCCTTCGAAGTCCGAGTGCTCACGATCAGCACAGGGGAAGACCTGCCGGTGATGAGAGCCATCCACAATCATCAGCCCATGGCCTGGATGCCCGATGGACGACTCGTGGTGGTGACGAAGGATGGGTTCACCTTCGTCGACCCCTCCGGCGTGACGCCGCAGCGAAACCTCGTGCTCGAAGGCGGCGCGCCCAGGGAACTGGATGTCTCCCAGGACGGCAAGAAGCTGGTCTACGGCCTGACAGGCCAGGACGACTTCTACCTGTTGACGGGCTTCTGA
- a CDS encoding DNA alkylation repair protein: MPKPMTLSQVMKQLESHGDEKVRQRYVRDGAGDNVFGVLLGKLRGLAEALGTNHGLGLELWATGNHEARILACMLLEPAALTEKEARGLLEPLSTPTLVDELVGRVLVHAPIAQALQVRWMDGRAELPRRAGWKLLAGRIARGLATELDVGATLARIESELPDAPYRVKEGINFCLVWIGLHLPEYTAEVIAIGERLGRWDPRPIPKGCTSSYAPEWIAAALALRKGEKTAARKAMEAAAPSKAKAAPARNKSAAKKPSAGRRAR; this comes from the coding sequence ATGCCGAAACCGATGACGCTTTCCCAGGTGATGAAGCAACTCGAGAGCCATGGCGACGAGAAGGTGCGCCAGCGCTACGTGCGCGACGGTGCGGGCGACAACGTCTTCGGCGTGCTGCTCGGCAAGCTCCGTGGCCTCGCAGAGGCGCTTGGGACGAACCACGGGCTCGGCCTGGAACTGTGGGCGACCGGCAACCACGAGGCGCGCATCCTCGCGTGCATGCTGCTCGAGCCCGCGGCGCTCACCGAGAAGGAGGCGCGCGGACTCCTCGAGCCGCTCTCGACCCCGACCCTGGTCGACGAGCTCGTCGGACGCGTGCTCGTGCATGCGCCCATCGCCCAGGCGCTGCAGGTGCGGTGGATGGACGGCCGCGCGGAGCTCCCTCGCCGCGCCGGATGGAAGCTCCTCGCCGGGCGCATCGCGCGCGGGCTCGCGACGGAGCTCGACGTTGGCGCGACGCTCGCGCGCATCGAGAGTGAGCTGCCGGACGCACCGTACCGGGTGAAGGAGGGCATCAACTTCTGCCTGGTCTGGATTGGCCTCCACCTGCCCGAGTACACCGCGGAGGTCATCGCCATCGGCGAGCGCCTCGGCCGGTGGGACCCGAGACCGATTCCGAAGGGCTGCACGTCGAGCTACGCGCCGGAGTGGATTGCCGCGGCGCTCGCGCTGCGGAAAGGCGAGAAGACCGCGGCCCGAAAGGCGATGGAGGCGGCGGCACCCTCGAAGGCGAAGGCCGCTCCGGCCAGGAACAAGAGCGCCGCAAAGAAGCCATCCGCTGGGAGGCGTGCGCGCTGA
- a CDS encoding DUF418 domain-containing protein, translating into MTPAPSASEAPSTEARPVESSERLILLDTLRGFALCGVFISNVMVWFSGRVFLPREQVLAAMNNASLVDTITWQAFSVLVAGKFITIFSFLFGLGFAVQMGRAEARGAAITPVYVRRLGVMLVMGLAHMFLIWYGDILSTYAVLGFGLLLFRGRSNRTLLICAVLFVLGWSIVGVFINKYPQLMADTPEAAAAIAKAASEKSAAIRAQSLAAYTNGSWLDATKATVNFLFGDYLPMLIAITLSTFGRFLLGLLAGRLRIFHDVPQHLRLFRRLLGWGFVAGVIGGGAGLVVQQLILRKVFTPETLPTWVGFVMAPLRHLGELGFAAVYVSAIALLFQRATWQRVLGLLAPVGRMALTNYLSQSIISVLFFYGYGLGYITKLGPLACVAYCLTVFSVQVVWSHLWLSKFRFGPAEWVWRSLTYGKAQPMRRDDASGQRETAPA; encoded by the coding sequence ATGACCCCTGCCCCTTCCGCAAGCGAGGCCCCCAGCACCGAGGCCCGTCCCGTGGAGTCCAGCGAGCGACTGATACTCCTCGACACGCTGCGTGGCTTCGCCCTGTGCGGCGTGTTCATCTCCAATGTCATGGTGTGGTTCAGCGGCAGGGTGTTCCTGCCGCGAGAGCAGGTCCTGGCGGCGATGAACAATGCGTCGCTCGTCGACACCATCACCTGGCAGGCGTTCTCGGTGCTGGTGGCGGGGAAGTTCATCACCATCTTCTCGTTCCTCTTCGGCCTCGGCTTCGCGGTGCAGATGGGCCGCGCCGAGGCGCGAGGCGCCGCCATCACCCCGGTCTACGTCCGACGACTGGGGGTGATGCTGGTGATGGGTCTCGCCCACATGTTCCTCATCTGGTACGGCGACATCCTCAGCACCTACGCGGTGCTGGGATTCGGCCTGCTCCTGTTCCGGGGGCGGTCGAACCGCACGCTGCTCATCTGCGCCGTGCTGTTCGTCCTGGGGTGGTCCATCGTCGGTGTTTTCATCAACAAGTACCCACAGCTGATGGCGGACACGCCAGAGGCCGCCGCGGCCATCGCCAAGGCGGCCAGCGAGAAGTCCGCAGCCATCCGGGCACAATCGCTGGCGGCCTACACGAACGGGAGTTGGCTGGACGCAACGAAGGCGACCGTCAATTTCCTCTTCGGCGACTACCTGCCCATGCTCATCGCCATCACGCTCTCGACGTTTGGCCGGTTCCTGCTGGGCCTGCTGGCGGGACGGCTCCGCATCTTCCATGACGTGCCACAGCACCTGCGGTTGTTCCGCCGGCTCCTCGGGTGGGGCTTCGTGGCCGGGGTGATTGGCGGCGGCGCCGGCCTGGTGGTGCAACAACTCATCCTCCGAAAGGTCTTCACTCCGGAGACGTTGCCGACCTGGGTGGGCTTCGTCATGGCGCCGCTGCGGCACCTGGGTGAGCTGGGCTTCGCGGCCGTCTACGTGTCCGCCATCGCCCTGCTCTTCCAGCGAGCCACCTGGCAGCGGGTGCTGGGCCTGCTCGCACCCGTGGGGCGCATGGCGCTGACGAACTACCTCTCACAGTCCATCATCAGCGTGCTGTTCTTCTACGGCTACGGACTGGGCTACATCACGAAGCTGGGCCCCCTGGCGTGCGTGGCGTATTGCCTGACCGTCTTCTCCGTCCAAGTGGTGTGGAGCCACCTGTGGCTGTCGAAGTTCCGCTTCGGCCCCGCGGAGTGGGTGTGGCGGTCTCTGACGTATGGAAAAGCCCAGCCCATGCGCCGTGACGACGCCTCGGGCCAGCGCGAGACGGCGCCGGCCTAG
- a CDS encoding C1q-like domain-containing protein: MQRPWKTLVFGIASSLIASAAQAEGSDAAVDGARMSGQVIHDYRTADPVLPAYLATYNPYLCPESGIVAFSVSGGNHVSEGGATLLGYPHVITNEGANWPTGGGTFVAPCAGLYFFAVSFVKDATNYGATNRDVYVQILQNGVSKGLAWSGYTADQDRAAGSYSVALVLEQGDYIQTFTFNDTGVKRHLYSYNFTGHLVRQRY; this comes from the coding sequence ATGCAGCGACCATGGAAGACATTGGTATTTGGAATCGCATCATCGCTCATTGCAAGCGCCGCGCAGGCAGAGGGCAGTGATGCTGCCGTCGATGGCGCTCGCATGAGTGGGCAGGTCATCCACGACTACAGGACTGCGGACCCCGTACTTCCCGCCTACCTCGCGACCTACAACCCATATCTCTGCCCGGAATCTGGAATCGTTGCGTTCAGCGTATCCGGCGGAAATCATGTCTCAGAGGGTGGCGCCACGCTCTTGGGGTATCCCCATGTCATCACGAATGAAGGCGCAAATTGGCCGACTGGCGGAGGCACATTCGTCGCGCCATGTGCCGGGCTGTACTTCTTTGCCGTGTCCTTCGTGAAGGACGCAACCAATTACGGCGCAACGAATAGAGACGTGTATGTCCAGATTCTGCAGAACGGAGTCAGCAAGGGACTTGCCTGGAGCGGCTACACCGCCGACCAAGACCGTGCCGCCGGCTCATACAGCGTTGCCCTCGTGCTGGAGCAAGGGGATTACATCCAGACCTTCACGTTCAATGACACTGGCGTGAAGCGGCATCTTTATAGCTACAACTTCACAGGCCATTTGGTGAGGCAGCGATACTGA
- a CDS encoding alpha/beta fold hydrolase: protein MRLTMIHAALMAVSLLFTSTAADAQPKGARVKVNGMQVYYEVSGKGEPLVVLHGAYMNIPTMGAIIPKLAKTHKVYALEFQGHGRTTDIDRPITYQNLADDVAAFMDAVGLKKADVFGYSMGSAAGLQLAIRHPEKVNKLVAASVAYDIQGWQPEFREFIPKMTVEMFLEMPFAKEYPKLAANPKGFPELVKKLIQLEKEPMAWEKDVKALKTPVLIITGDADVATLEHSVAMFRLLGGGGPGEMGKPLSPSRLAVMPATAHTAVISQSELLHAFIEPFLKGQTPKGFFETP from the coding sequence ATGCGGTTGACGATGATCCACGCTGCCTTGATGGCTGTGAGCCTGCTCTTCACCTCCACCGCGGCCGACGCGCAACCGAAGGGCGCTCGGGTCAAGGTGAACGGGATGCAGGTCTATTACGAGGTTTCGGGCAAAGGCGAGCCGCTGGTCGTGCTGCACGGCGCCTACATGAACATCCCGACGATGGGCGCCATCATCCCGAAGCTCGCGAAGACCCATAAGGTCTACGCGCTCGAGTTCCAGGGACACGGCCGCACCACCGACATCGACCGGCCCATCACCTATCAAAACCTCGCGGACGACGTGGCCGCCTTCATGGACGCGGTCGGTCTGAAGAAAGCCGACGTGTTCGGCTACTCGATGGGGTCCGCCGCCGGGTTGCAGCTCGCCATCCGCCATCCGGAAAAGGTGAACAAGCTCGTCGCGGCTTCTGTCGCGTACGACATCCAGGGCTGGCAGCCCGAGTTCAGGGAGTTCATCCCGAAGATGACCGTGGAGATGTTCCTCGAGATGCCCTTCGCGAAGGAGTACCCGAAGCTCGCGGCCAATCCGAAGGGCTTCCCTGAGCTGGTCAAGAAGCTGATCCAGCTCGAGAAGGAGCCGATGGCGTGGGAGAAGGACGTGAAGGCGCTCAAGACGCCCGTCCTCATCATCACCGGCGACGCCGACGTCGCGACGCTCGAGCACTCCGTCGCCATGTTCCGGCTCCTCGGCGGCGGCGGCCCGGGCGAGATGGGCAAGCCGCTGTCCCCCTCGCGGCTGGCGGTCATGCCGGCGACTGCACACACCGCCGTCATCAGCCAGTCGGAGCTGCTTCACGCCTTCATCGAGCCGTTCCTGAAAGGCCAGACGCCGAAGGGCTTCTTCGAGACCCCGTAA
- a CDS encoding GNAT family N-acetyltransferase, producing MHYQPSRVPLRDGRSCVIRQATSEDAAALYALDRAIVRARQGIVKHEDELPPDAATFAAGRESAGLHKTDGTAFPLLVEAEDGGVLGEASVLRIGYRMLRHVGVLGIGVHPAAQGLGVGRLLMQHLLQWVRSHRDADGQRVLRVELYVRADNPRAIALYRSLGFEHEGTRRAFLRADDGALVDDLLMGLLLT from the coding sequence ATGCACTACCAGCCCAGCCGGGTTCCACTCCGCGACGGACGCTCCTGTGTCATCCGCCAGGCCACGAGCGAGGACGCGGCGGCGCTATACGCGCTGGATCGAGCCATCGTCCGGGCCCGGCAGGGCATCGTGAAGCACGAGGACGAGCTGCCGCCGGACGCGGCCACGTTCGCCGCGGGACGCGAGAGCGCGGGGCTCCACAAGACGGACGGCACGGCGTTCCCCCTCCTCGTGGAAGCGGAGGACGGCGGCGTATTGGGTGAGGCGTCCGTGCTGCGCATCGGCTACCGGATGCTGCGCCACGTGGGTGTGCTGGGCATCGGCGTCCACCCGGCGGCCCAGGGACTGGGCGTGGGCCGCCTGTTGATGCAGCACCTGCTCCAGTGGGTGCGGTCGCACCGGGATGCGGATGGCCAGCGAGTGCTTCGAGTGGAACTCTACGTCCGCGCCGACAATCCCCGCGCCATCGCCCTCTATCGCTCGCTGGGCTTCGAGCACGAGGGAACGCGCAGGGCGTTCCTCCGGGCCGACGACGGCGCGCTCGTGGATGACCTGCTCATGGGGCTCCTGCTCACGTAG
- a CDS encoding AraC family transcriptional regulator: MILHMQSHLLLGGGRALYVGRFHELPRHRFAANAVLVGLDDAFDLVDGDGHVEHHEAAFVRGWQWHALDFHGGRAAVLFLEPGAGLSRRVDAGALRAAVETALAARKPEPWTELFQHALNLGPCPLTVDARIARVAGLLSTPDDEPSDAVTLAQRVGASTSLVEHRFREQVGVPMGAFRAWHRMQAATALALRGRSLTEVAHAAGFYDSAHFSRLFRGMFGLPPSKVFTHGLTGAVLDGGRPPGG, encoded by the coding sequence ATGATTCTGCACATGCAGAGCCACTTGTTGCTGGGCGGAGGAAGAGCGCTGTACGTCGGCCGCTTCCACGAGCTGCCCAGGCATCGGTTCGCCGCCAACGCCGTTCTCGTGGGTCTCGATGATGCGTTCGACCTCGTCGACGGCGACGGCCACGTCGAACACCACGAAGCCGCCTTCGTGCGTGGGTGGCAGTGGCATGCGCTCGACTTTCATGGCGGACGGGCAGCAGTGCTGTTTCTGGAGCCTGGCGCGGGACTCAGCCGTCGGGTCGACGCGGGCGCGTTGCGCGCGGCAGTCGAAACCGCCCTTGCTGCGCGAAAGCCCGAACCCTGGACCGAGCTCTTCCAGCACGCTCTGAACCTAGGACCCTGTCCGCTGACGGTCGACGCACGCATCGCTCGTGTCGCTGGGCTTCTTTCCACACCCGACGACGAACCCTCCGATGCGGTGACGCTGGCGCAACGGGTGGGGGCCTCCACTTCCCTCGTCGAACACCGATTCAGGGAACAGGTCGGCGTCCCGATGGGCGCATTTCGCGCCTGGCACCGGATGCAAGCGGCCACCGCGCTCGCACTCAGGGGCCGAAGCCTCACCGAAGTCGCGCACGCCGCGGGCTTCTACGATTCGGCCCATTTCTCCCGACTGTTTCGCGGCATGTTCGGCTTGCCGCCCTCGAAGGTCTTCACCCATGGCCTCACGGGCGCCGTCCTCGATGGCGGCCGGCCGCCCGGCGGGTAG
- a CDS encoding DUF1801 domain-containing protein: MAARKVTAKKTPTKKTPVKTSTARKTPAKSAAAKKTPAKSAAAKKAPAKGAAAKKAPVRPYLRREDLGAPADAFFAQQPPERREHLEALRALVKKAAPGARESMKWGMPYFELKGGFCALYTSTTYAALSIMAPPEKLDDPEGKLEGTGKTMRHLKVRSAADIDEASILRWVKAAVAHHS; encoded by the coding sequence ATGGCAGCACGCAAGGTGACGGCGAAGAAGACACCCACGAAGAAGACCCCTGTGAAGACGAGCACCGCCAGGAAGACGCCCGCGAAGAGCGCGGCTGCGAAGAAGACCCCGGCGAAGAGCGCGGCTGCGAAGAAGGCGCCGGCGAAGGGCGCGGCCGCGAAGAAGGCCCCTGTCCGCCCGTACCTGCGCCGCGAGGACCTCGGCGCCCCGGCGGACGCCTTCTTCGCGCAGCAGCCCCCGGAGCGGCGCGAGCACCTCGAGGCCCTGCGTGCCCTGGTGAAGAAGGCCGCCCCCGGCGCTCGCGAGTCCATGAAGTGGGGCATGCCCTATTTCGAGCTGAAGGGCGGCTTCTGTGCGCTCTACACCTCGACGACCTACGCCGCCCTCAGCATCATGGCGCCCCCGGAGAAGCTCGACGACCCGGAAGGAAAGCTCGAGGGCACCGGGAAGACCATGCGCCACCTCAAGGTGCGCAGCGCCGCGGACATTGACGAGGCGAGCATCCTGCGCTGGGTGAAGGCCGCGGTGGCGCACCACTCCTGA
- a CDS encoding AMP-dependent synthetase/ligase: MAHETPSLSQMILDRARASPQRVAFRVRRDEAYVDVPWAELSPRIEAIAAGLLSAGPVDDGACITIVGNTTMESCLVDFAALSVGLKTVPVYASLLPEEVGYMHVDTAAQLVVVDDGSQLDKVRAFREGFTFFERRYSPAELGARAKVVVIHPAGLAPADDWESLESLEARGRARRTALEEEMRRRASLIRREHVATYTYTSGTTGAPKAVIQTHDNMLAMLEDVADAGLVDDNVRSHGLFLFLPAAHSFGRMVEFAGPFFGAPLVMSSVPTLAADLLAARPGFFPAAPRVFEKMMAKITSAIESEQGLRRWVLEWALGVGRQVAARGAAGKSLPVLLEAQRGLADRLVLAKLRARLGLDNASVLLSGAAALRVDVQMFFLSLGLTVLEAYGLTETCPGLTVNRKEDVRPGSVGRPFKRCELKVGPDGELLARGPNISRGYLNRPEATAEAFDDDGWFRTGDLGSIDSEGFVRITGRKKELLKTSGGKYVAPLKLEALLKRNPLVQEAVVIGEGRNFCTALFALDPEILAVVARREGIPAAPSHPRINDVLQTLVAEANSSLASFERIKTFRVSPGPFTVEGGELTASLKVKRHAVVRKYAALIESMYGGALA, encoded by the coding sequence ATGGCCCATGAAACCCCGTCCCTCTCCCAGATGATTCTCGACCGGGCGCGCGCGTCGCCGCAGCGCGTCGCATTCCGTGTGCGACGAGACGAGGCCTATGTCGACGTCCCCTGGGCGGAGTTGTCCCCGCGCATCGAAGCCATCGCGGCGGGGTTGTTGAGCGCCGGGCCGGTGGACGATGGCGCGTGCATCACCATCGTCGGAAACACCACGATGGAATCGTGTCTCGTCGACTTCGCTGCACTGAGCGTCGGTCTCAAGACGGTCCCCGTCTACGCGAGCCTGCTGCCGGAAGAGGTGGGCTACATGCACGTGGACACCGCCGCACAGCTCGTCGTCGTGGACGACGGGAGTCAACTCGACAAGGTGCGAGCCTTTCGAGAGGGATTCACGTTCTTCGAGAGGCGTTACTCGCCGGCCGAGCTCGGTGCCCGAGCGAAGGTGGTGGTCATCCATCCGGCCGGTCTTGCTCCCGCGGACGACTGGGAGAGCCTGGAGAGCCTCGAGGCCCGGGGTCGCGCCCGACGAACCGCGCTGGAGGAGGAGATGCGTCGAAGAGCATCGCTGATTCGACGCGAGCACGTCGCGACCTACACCTATACCTCGGGAACCACCGGAGCACCGAAGGCGGTGATTCAAACCCACGACAACATGCTGGCGATGCTCGAAGACGTCGCCGACGCGGGGCTCGTGGATGACAACGTGCGCAGCCACGGCTTGTTTCTCTTCCTACCCGCTGCGCACTCCTTCGGACGAATGGTGGAGTTCGCGGGTCCGTTCTTCGGCGCGCCGCTGGTCATGTCGTCGGTGCCCACGCTGGCAGCGGATCTTCTCGCCGCGCGCCCGGGGTTCTTCCCGGCGGCGCCGCGTGTCTTCGAGAAGATGATGGCGAAGATTACGAGCGCCATCGAGAGCGAGCAGGGGTTGCGACGATGGGTTCTGGAATGGGCCCTGGGCGTGGGTCGTCAAGTCGCGGCCCGTGGCGCTGCCGGCAAGTCGCTGCCGGTGTTGCTGGAGGCCCAGCGTGGCCTGGCGGACCGCCTCGTGCTGGCGAAGCTGCGCGCACGACTGGGTTTGGACAACGCTTCCGTTCTCCTCTCGGGGGCCGCCGCGCTTCGCGTGGACGTTCAGATGTTCTTTCTCTCCCTGGGTCTGACCGTTCTTGAAGCCTACGGGCTGACGGAGACGTGCCCCGGATTGACCGTCAATCGCAAAGAGGACGTGCGTCCAGGGAGCGTTGGGAGACCGTTCAAGCGATGCGAGCTCAAGGTGGGGCCCGATGGTGAGCTCCTTGCTCGCGGGCCGAATATCTCCCGGGGGTACTTGAATCGCCCGGAGGCAACGGCTGAAGCCTTCGATGACGACGGATGGTTCCGGACGGGAGATCTTGGCTCCATTGATTCGGAGGGGTTCGTTCGGATTACCGGGCGGAAGAAGGAGCTGCTCAAGACGAGTGGTGGAAAATACGTGGCGCCGCTGAAGCTCGAGGCACTGCTCAAGCGAAACCCGCTCGTCCAGGAGGCGGTCGTTATCGGTGAGGGGCGGAATTTCTGTACGGCCTTGTTTGCGCTCGACCCGGAGATACTCGCCGTGGTGGCGCGACGCGAGGGGATTCCGGCGGCTCCCTCGCACCCGCGAATCAACGACGTCCTGCAGACACTGGTCGCGGAAGCGAATTCGAGCCTGGCGTCCTTCGAGCGCATCAAGACGTTTCGTGTGTCGCCCGGCCCGTTCACGGTGGAGGGGGGCGAGCTCACGGCGTCGCTGAAGGTCAAGCGCCACGCGGTCGTTCGGAAGTACGCGGCGTTGATTGAGTCGATGTACGGGGGGGCCCTGGCCTGA
- a CDS encoding sigma 54-interacting transcriptional regulator, which translates to MSAAPPRTSPITEKTDPDGPPRVRLLVLEGPDRGRSALVEGGTVVVGTLPDCQLVLTDDTVSRQHVSLELLGPRVRVRDLKSRNGTRYLGARVEVVEVPLGAIVSLGKTRLALLPAEAAPERLSEQTELAGLLGRSLAMRRLFAEVERVAPVDISVLIQGETGTGKEGIARALHALSGKTGALRAFDCGAVPASLLPGILFGHARGAFTGAVADTPGALEAAHQGTLFLDEVAELPLEVQPTFLRVLETGRFCRLGETRERHVRFRLVAATHRDLTAAMKKGTFRPDLYHRLASLVLHAPPLRERLDDIPLLAEHFARSLGASLPLSPASLATLTAYHWPGNVRELRNAVERTLTLGAEAALPELALPGGAKEDFHAARERVLGVFERSYLEAQLARHRGSASAAAREAGLARSYFYRLLKTHGLLPGRDRG; encoded by the coding sequence ATGAGCGCGGCTCCCCCGCGCACCTCGCCCATCACCGAGAAGACGGACCCCGACGGCCCGCCCCGGGTACGGCTGCTCGTCCTGGAGGGACCGGACCGTGGCCGGTCCGCCCTGGTGGAGGGGGGCACCGTCGTGGTGGGGACGCTGCCGGACTGCCAGCTGGTCCTCACCGATGACACCGTGTCCCGCCAGCACGTGAGCCTCGAGCTGCTCGGGCCCCGCGTGCGTGTCAGGGACCTCAAGAGCCGCAACGGGACGCGCTACCTGGGGGCCCGGGTGGAGGTGGTGGAGGTCCCCCTGGGCGCCATCGTCTCGCTCGGGAAGACCCGGCTCGCCCTGCTCCCGGCGGAGGCCGCGCCCGAGCGCCTCAGCGAACAGACCGAGCTCGCGGGACTGCTCGGCCGCTCGCTCGCGATGCGCCGGCTCTTCGCCGAAGTCGAGCGCGTGGCTCCCGTGGACATCTCCGTCCTCATCCAGGGCGAGACGGGCACGGGCAAGGAGGGCATCGCGAGGGCCCTGCATGCCCTGTCCGGAAAGACGGGCGCGCTGCGCGCCTTCGACTGTGGCGCCGTCCCCGCGTCCCTGCTGCCCGGCATCCTCTTCGGCCATGCGCGCGGCGCCTTCACGGGCGCGGTGGCGGACACCCCGGGCGCCCTCGAGGCCGCCCATCAGGGCACCCTCTTCCTCGACGAGGTGGCGGAGCTGCCGCTGGAAGTCCAACCCACCTTCCTGCGGGTCCTGGAGACGGGGCGCTTCTGCCGGCTGGGCGAGACGCGCGAGCGCCACGTCCGCTTCCGGCTCGTCGCCGCCACGCACCGGGACCTCACGGCCGCGATGAAGAAGGGCACCTTCCGGCCGGACCTCTACCACCGGCTGGCGAGCCTCGTGCTGCACGCGCCGCCCTTGCGGGAGCGGCTGGACGACATTCCGCTGCTCGCCGAGCACTTCGCCCGGAGCCTCGGGGCCTCGCTTCCGCTGTCCCCCGCGAGCCTCGCCACGCTGACCGCCTATCACTGGCCCGGCAACGTGCGGGAGCTGCGCAACGCGGTGGAGCGGACCCTCACCCTGGGCGCCGAGGCCGCGCTGCCCGAGCTCGCGCTCCCTGGCGGAGCGAAGGAGGACTTCCACGCGGCACGCGAGCGCGTCCTCGGGGTCTTCGAGCGCAGCTACCTGGAGGCGCAGCTCGCACGGCACCGGGGCTCCGCCTCGGCGGCCGCGCGGGAGGCGGGCCTGGCGCGCTCCTACTTCTACCGGCTCCTCAAGACACACGGGCTGCTCCCCGGACGCGACAGGGGCTGA